A genome region from Marinobacter panjinensis includes the following:
- a CDS encoding methyl-accepting chemotaxis protein — MLSSLKISQKLSLLVGVAIVAFVISQGFSILTERSNSERLNQVKDRLYPTLELTTVNLGQLQLMEQQINGSVATGDDQQLDDTREFRDTILANLREVSDLNPELAKNSKALSQALERYYSEATRIATAIIEGTADFSRIGDEASANARRLEQLRTDLNDMRLQTRSRFQGAITDTVEASSTSTSLAITILVVALVLLTGLSLVIGKSIGNSLRQIIESLENMASGEGDLTSRIHYEGKDELRELVDQFNLFIEKLHKSFATIRDDVNRLNSVTDHLTSTSQTNLERISSQAQAISSTRNSVDELVRSVEEVAGFASSASDQTQDAAKFAQSGQEKVNINVASIRELVAEIEKTSSLVNQFDEFSSRVGGLLDTIQTVAEQTNLLALNAAIEAARAGDHGRGFAVVADEVRGLAVRTHKSTEEIQGVISELSKLSSAAVTSMEHSVSKAHQGVEATTESGEILNRILSNVQQISELNEQIAAATYEQSTTFNEVTGQMTNMHRNAEAVMESTDELDVVSRDIQKVSSGLHSVASQFRV; from the coding sequence ATGCTGTCATCACTCAAGATCTCACAAAAGCTCAGCCTGCTGGTTGGCGTCGCAATCGTTGCTTTCGTTATCAGTCAGGGTTTCTCCATCCTTACGGAACGTTCGAACTCTGAACGTCTGAACCAGGTGAAGGACAGATTGTACCCGACCTTGGAGCTCACGACGGTCAATCTGGGCCAGCTGCAACTGATGGAGCAGCAAATCAATGGATCCGTAGCCACCGGTGATGATCAGCAACTGGACGATACACGGGAATTCCGCGACACCATTTTAGCGAATTTGCGCGAAGTGTCCGATCTGAACCCGGAACTGGCCAAAAACTCTAAAGCCCTCAGCCAGGCCCTCGAGCGCTATTATTCTGAAGCCACGCGTATTGCCACCGCCATCATCGAGGGCACCGCTGACTTTTCCCGCATTGGTGATGAAGCCTCTGCCAATGCCCGCAGGCTTGAGCAACTTCGTACCGACCTTAACGACATGCGCCTGCAGACCCGCAGCCGTTTCCAGGGTGCCATCACCGACACCGTGGAGGCTTCCAGTACGTCCACCTCTCTGGCTATAACCATACTCGTTGTTGCACTGGTGCTTCTCACGGGGCTCAGCCTGGTGATTGGAAAATCCATTGGCAATAGCCTGCGACAAATTATTGAATCCCTTGAGAACATGGCTTCTGGTGAAGGTGACCTCACCTCCCGCATCCACTACGAGGGTAAGGACGAACTTCGTGAATTGGTGGACCAGTTCAACCTCTTCATTGAAAAACTGCACAAATCCTTTGCCACCATTCGCGATGACGTCAACCGATTAAACTCTGTCACAGATCATCTGACGAGCACCAGTCAGACCAACCTGGAGCGCATCAGCAGTCAGGCTCAGGCGATTTCATCTACCCGCAACTCAGTGGATGAGCTGGTTCGCAGTGTAGAAGAGGTCGCTGGTTTTGCCTCCAGCGCGTCTGACCAGACACAGGATGCTGCAAAGTTTGCCCAGTCGGGTCAGGAGAAGGTCAACATTAACGTTGCCAGCATTCGTGAACTGGTGGCCGAGATCGAAAAAACGTCCAGTCTTGTTAACCAGTTTGATGAATTCTCTTCCCGGGTAGGCGGACTGCTGGACACGATCCAGACAGTTGCGGAACAGACCAACCTGCTGGCACTCAACGCTGCGATTGAAGCGGCCCGCGCCGGTGACCACGGGCGTGGATTCGCCGTAGTTGCCGACGAAGTGCGTGGCCTGGCCGTTCGCACCCACAAGTCGACTGAAGAAATCCAGGGTGTCATTTCCGAGCTATCGAAGCTTTCGTCGGCTGCCGTGACCTCCATGGAACACAGCGTCAGCAAGGCCCACCAGGGAGTGGAAGCCACCACGGAGTCGGGTGAAATCCTCAATCGCATTCTCAGCAACGTACAGCAGATCAGTGAGCTTAACGAACAGATCGCTGCAGCCACCTATGAACAGAGCACCACGTTCAATGAAGTAACCGGCCAAATGACAAACATGCACAGAAACGCAGAAGCCGTAATGGAGAGCACTGATGAACTGGATGTGGTCAGCCGTGACATCCAGAAGGTGAGCTCGGGTCTGCATTCAGTGGCCAGTCAGTTTCGAGTTTAA
- a CDS encoding phosphate ABC transporter substrate-binding protein, with amino-acid sequence MNKQSLIILASLLLSPLAMAEVVVIGHPAGPDSISSNQVRDIYLNRSQQLPDGQKARAFELPEGNSARSEFHDKVTGRNDAQLKAFWSQQVFTGRGQPPEEQGNAAAIKARVLSTPGSIGYLDAADVDATVKVILTP; translated from the coding sequence ATGAACAAGCAAAGCCTGATTATACTGGCAAGCCTGCTGCTCAGCCCCCTGGCGATGGCTGAGGTGGTGGTTATTGGCCATCCCGCTGGCCCGGACAGTATCAGTTCGAACCAGGTCCGGGATATCTACCTGAATCGCAGCCAGCAACTGCCAGATGGCCAAAAAGCCAGGGCGTTCGAACTCCCGGAAGGCAACAGCGCCCGCTCGGAGTTTCACGATAAGGTCACTGGCCGTAACGATGCCCAACTCAAGGCTTTCTGGTCTCAACAAGTGTTCACTGGTCGTGGCCAACCGCCCGAGGAACAAGGCAATGCCGCGGCAATAAAAGCCCGGGTTTTATCTACGCCGGGCAGCATTGGCTATCTTGATGCTGCGGATGTGGACGCTACAGTCAAGGTTATATTGACGCCGTAA
- a CDS encoding NAD-dependent succinate-semialdehyde dehydrogenase: protein MIESPLLPKLTGYVGGRWTESPDGNTFDVYNPATGKVIASVASMSESEVKDAVAAGKSALRLTSPYSIETRRKWLEDIRDALKANKEEVGRILCMEHGKPLKEAQGEVDYAAGFFDYCSKHIQALDAHTLTEKPKDCTWTVHYRPIGVTGLITPWNFPIGMIAKKLSAALAAGCPSVIKPASETPLTMIALFTLMDKHTDIPDGMVNLVMGKASVIGKVLCESPDVPMLSFTGSTEVGRKLILDTADQVKKLALELGGNAPYIVFDDADLDAAADNLIANKFRGGGQTCVCANRIFVHEKVADAFGEKLAERVNKMTVGDGINGDVDLGPLINKAGFDKVRRHLEDALEKGAGLVAGKQPKELGDGLFFPPTVITGVNRDMECYREETFGPLVPMALFRTEEEVIEAGNDTEFGLASYVFTADAERAQRVAAGLRFGHCGWNTGTGPTPEAPFGGMKASGIGREGGLEGLFEFVEAQTVPRGF from the coding sequence ATGATCGAGTCACCATTGCTTCCCAAGCTGACTGGCTATGTCGGCGGTCGCTGGACTGAATCCCCGGACGGTAACACCTTCGATGTCTACAACCCGGCCACGGGCAAGGTGATTGCCAGTGTGGCGTCGATGTCGGAAAGCGAGGTGAAGGATGCCGTTGCCGCCGGCAAATCCGCCCTTCGCCTGACCAGCCCATACAGCATTGAAACCCGGCGCAAATGGCTGGAAGATATCCGCGACGCTCTCAAGGCCAACAAAGAAGAAGTGGGGCGCATCCTGTGCATGGAGCACGGCAAACCCCTCAAGGAAGCCCAGGGCGAAGTGGACTATGCCGCCGGCTTCTTTGACTACTGCTCCAAACATATCCAGGCGCTGGATGCCCACACCCTGACAGAGAAGCCGAAGGATTGTACCTGGACCGTGCATTATCGCCCCATTGGCGTTACCGGTCTGATTACGCCCTGGAATTTCCCCATCGGGATGATTGCCAAGAAACTGTCCGCGGCCCTGGCGGCGGGGTGCCCATCGGTAATCAAGCCGGCCAGTGAAACACCACTGACGATGATTGCCCTGTTCACCCTGATGGACAAGCACACAGATATTCCCGATGGCATGGTCAACCTGGTGATGGGCAAGGCCAGCGTAATCGGCAAGGTGCTGTGCGAGAGCCCCGACGTCCCCATGCTCAGCTTCACCGGTTCCACGGAAGTGGGTCGCAAGCTGATCCTGGACACGGCAGACCAGGTTAAGAAGCTGGCGCTGGAGCTGGGCGGTAACGCACCGTATATCGTCTTTGACGATGCCGACCTGGATGCCGCTGCCGATAACCTTATTGCCAACAAGTTCCGTGGCGGTGGCCAGACCTGTGTCTGCGCCAACCGGATTTTCGTCCACGAGAAAGTGGCCGATGCCTTCGGTGAGAAACTCGCCGAACGAGTGAACAAGATGACGGTAGGTGACGGTATCAACGGTGATGTCGATCTCGGCCCGCTGATCAACAAGGCCGGCTTCGACAAAGTCAGACGCCACCTTGAAGATGCGCTCGAGAAGGGCGCTGGCCTCGTTGCCGGTAAACAGCCGAAGGAACTGGGTGATGGTCTTTTCTTTCCGCCAACGGTGATCACCGGTGTTAACCGGGATATGGAGTGTTATCGCGAAGAGACCTTTGGTCCACTGGTGCCCATGGCCCTGTTCCGTACCGAAGAGGAAGTCATAGAAGCCGGTAACGACACCGAATTCGGCCTGGCCTCCTATGTGTTCACTGCAGATGCGGAGCGTGCCCAGCGAGTGGCTGCCGGGCTACGTTTTGGCCACTGTGGCTGGAACACCGGGACCGGCCCAACGCCGGAAGCGCCTTTCGGTGGTATGAAGGCCTCCGGCATCGGCCGTGAGGGCGGCCTGGAAGGCCTGTTCGAATTTGTCGAAGCCCAGACTGTACCCCGCGGCTTTTAA
- a CDS encoding histone deacetylase family protein translates to MKAFFHPSQDQHLPKTYFTRGQMRQPQEVPDRTGQMLEGLKAMGIPVLQPADQGAGAISKVHDLSYLRFLESAHRRWSEMEDWGDEVMSNIFVRSPNALKGILAEAARYQADGSCPIGANTWAAAYWSAQTALGAADALIAGERTAYAVCRPPGHHARKDAAGGFCYLNNAAIAAEHMKTRFPRIAILDTDMHHGQGIQEIFYDRSDVLYVSIHGDPTNFYPVVSGYEDERGEGEGLGYNINLPMPHGSSEDDFFAKLEEALAAIRLFQPDALILPLGFDIYHNDPQAKVSVSSEGFCRLATHIRQTGLPTLIVQEGGYDLETLSENVQQFFKGLEG, encoded by the coding sequence ATGAAGGCGTTTTTTCATCCCTCACAGGATCAGCATCTTCCCAAAACGTACTTTACCCGAGGCCAGATGCGCCAGCCCCAGGAAGTACCCGATCGTACCGGACAAATGCTGGAGGGGCTGAAAGCCATGGGTATCCCGGTGCTGCAGCCCGCGGATCAGGGCGCAGGAGCGATTTCGAAGGTTCACGACCTGAGCTATCTGCGCTTTCTGGAGTCTGCACACCGGCGCTGGTCAGAAATGGAGGACTGGGGTGACGAAGTCATGTCCAACATCTTTGTGCGCTCACCGAACGCCCTGAAAGGCATCCTTGCTGAAGCGGCTCGATATCAGGCGGATGGCAGCTGCCCGATCGGTGCAAATACCTGGGCTGCCGCCTACTGGTCTGCCCAGACGGCTCTCGGTGCCGCCGATGCCCTGATTGCCGGTGAACGCACTGCCTATGCGGTCTGCCGCCCACCGGGGCATCATGCCCGCAAGGACGCAGCCGGCGGCTTCTGCTACCTCAATAACGCAGCCATTGCTGCGGAACATATGAAAACCCGCTTTCCCCGGATCGCGATACTGGATACCGACATGCACCACGGCCAGGGCATCCAGGAAATCTTCTACGATCGCAGCGATGTCCTTTACGTATCCATTCACGGCGACCCCACCAATTTCTACCCGGTAGTCAGTGGTTACGAAGACGAACGTGGTGAAGGCGAGGGGCTTGGTTACAACATCAACCTGCCGATGCCTCACGGCTCGTCAGAGGACGACTTCTTCGCAAAACTTGAGGAGGCACTGGCCGCCATTCGCCTGTTCCAGCCAGACGCGCTGATACTTCCTCTCGGGTTCGACATCTATCACAACGATCCCCAGGCCAAAGTGTCAGTCTCCTCGGAAGGGTTCTGCCGTCTGGCTACCCATATCCGTCAGACCGGCCTGCCCACACTGATTGTGCAGGAAGGCGGCTATGATCTGGAAACCCTGAGCGAGAACGTGCAGCAGTTCTTCAAGGGGCTGGAAGGCTAA